A portion of the Pseudomonas koreensis genome contains these proteins:
- a CDS encoding LysR family transcriptional regulator, with product MSNAKVNDLQAFLAVAQEQSFTKAAARLGVTPSALSHTVRALEQRLGIRLLARTTRNVSPTEAGERLMRSIAPLFEQISAELEALGELRDKPSGTIRISCTDDQIELCIRPMLTGFLKDYPDITLEFYVDYGFTNVVKERFDAGIRLGESISKDMIAVRIGPDWRLAVVASPDYFARHPPPATPHQLMEHTCINIRHQPAGAIYAWEFAHNGQDFSVKVDGQLVFNSIMHVLNAAVDGIGVAYVPEQLVAPYLANGRLVEVLSDWCPTFQGYHLYYPNRRQGSAAFAAFVEALKYNH from the coding sequence ATGAGCAACGCCAAAGTCAACGACCTCCAGGCATTTCTGGCGGTGGCGCAGGAGCAGAGTTTCACCAAAGCCGCCGCGCGCCTCGGCGTTACGCCGTCAGCGCTGAGCCACACAGTTCGCGCGCTGGAGCAGCGCCTGGGCATTCGCTTGCTCGCCCGCACTACGCGCAACGTCTCGCCGACCGAGGCCGGCGAGCGCCTGATGCGTTCGATTGCGCCACTGTTCGAGCAGATCAGCGCCGAGCTCGAAGCCCTCGGTGAACTGCGCGACAAGCCCAGCGGTACTATCCGGATTTCCTGCACGGACGATCAGATCGAGTTGTGCATCCGGCCGATGCTTACCGGATTTCTGAAGGACTACCCGGACATCACGTTGGAGTTCTACGTCGATTATGGCTTCACCAATGTGGTCAAGGAGCGCTTCGACGCCGGTATCCGTCTGGGCGAGTCGATCAGCAAAGACATGATCGCCGTACGTATCGGCCCGGACTGGCGCCTGGCCGTGGTCGCCTCGCCCGATTACTTCGCCCGCCACCCGCCCCCCGCCACGCCTCATCAGTTGATGGAGCACACCTGCATCAACATCCGCCATCAACCGGCCGGCGCGATTTACGCCTGGGAGTTCGCGCACAACGGTCAGGATTTCAGCGTGAAGGTTGACGGGCAACTGGTGTTCAACAGCATCATGCATGTGCTCAATGCCGCCGTGGATGGTATCGGCGTGGCGTACGTGCCCGAGCAATTGGTCGCGCCGTATCTGGCGAATGGACGATTGGTGGAAGTGTTGAGCGACTGGTGCCCGACGTTTCAGGGGTATCACCTGTATTACCCGAACCGGCGCCAAGGCTCGGCAGCGTTCGCGGCGTTTGTCGAAGCGTTGAAATACAATCACTGA
- a CDS encoding MFS transporter has protein sequence MTAQVIDNPTAQSMGTSSAGEQPAYWSGVFAMTLCVFALIASEFMPVSLLTPMATDLHISEGLAGYGIAISGAFAVLTSLTITRLAGSMDRKSLLLLLTALMCASGLVVALAPNYTVYMIGRALIGVVIGGFWSMSAALAMRLVPPASVPKALAIFNGGNALATVVAAPLGSYLGILMGWRGAFFCLIPVALIALLWQWISLPALPAAPRKANAGNVFALFKSRRVALGMFGAGLFFMGQFVLFTYLRPFLETVTRVDVSVLSMILLVIGVAGFIGTVVIGSVLKSGLYRVVIAIPLLMAMIAVALIGLGSSVIAAFVLLGLWGLIATAAPVGWWSWLARTLPDDAEAGGGLMVAVVQLSIASGSTVGGLLFDGSGYRLTFFASAALLVLAALMTWLTSRQTA, from the coding sequence ATGACTGCCCAAGTAATTGATAACCCGACAGCCCAGTCCATGGGCACGTCCTCGGCTGGCGAGCAGCCGGCGTACTGGAGCGGCGTGTTCGCGATGACCTTGTGTGTATTCGCGCTGATCGCTTCCGAATTCATGCCGGTCAGTCTGCTCACGCCGATGGCAACGGATTTGCACATCAGCGAAGGCCTGGCCGGATACGGCATCGCCATTTCCGGCGCGTTCGCGGTGCTGACCAGCCTGACGATCACCAGGCTCGCCGGCTCCATGGATCGCAAGAGCCTGTTGCTGCTGTTGACCGCGCTGATGTGCGCCTCCGGGCTGGTGGTCGCTCTGGCGCCCAACTACACGGTGTACATGATCGGCCGCGCATTGATCGGCGTGGTGATCGGCGGCTTCTGGTCGATGTCGGCGGCGCTGGCCATGCGCCTGGTGCCGCCTGCCAGCGTGCCTAAGGCTCTGGCGATTTTTAACGGCGGCAATGCTTTGGCCACGGTGGTGGCGGCGCCGTTGGGCAGTTATCTCGGCATTCTGATGGGCTGGCGCGGGGCGTTTTTCTGCCTGATACCGGTGGCGCTGATTGCGCTGCTCTGGCAGTGGATCAGCCTGCCCGCGCTCCCCGCTGCGCCGCGCAAGGCGAATGCTGGCAATGTTTTCGCCTTGTTCAAAAGTCGCCGGGTGGCGTTGGGCATGTTCGGCGCCGGGCTGTTCTTCATGGGCCAGTTCGTGCTGTTCACCTATCTGCGACCGTTTCTCGAAACTGTTACCCGGGTCGACGTTTCGGTGCTGTCGATGATTCTGCTGGTCATTGGTGTGGCCGGGTTCATCGGCACCGTGGTCATCGGGTCAGTGCTGAAGTCAGGTTTGTACAGAGTGGTGATCGCCATTCCGCTGTTGATGGCGATGATCGCTGTGGCGCTGATCGGGCTGGGCAGCTCAGTGATCGCGGCATTCGTGTTGCTGGGCTTATGGGGATTGATCGCGACCGCCGCGCCGGTCGGCTGGTGGTCGTGGCTGGCGCGCACGCTGCCCGACGATGCCGAAGCGGGCGGTGGGTTGATGGTGGCGGTGGTGCAGTTGTCGATCGCTTCGGGGTCTACCGTCGGCGGTCTGCTGTTCGACGGCAGCGGTTATCGGCTGACCTTCTTCGCCAGCGCGGCGTTGCTGGTGCTGGCGGCGCTGATGACGTGGCTGACGTCGCGGCAGACAGCCTGA
- a CDS encoding DUF2986 domain-containing protein: MNRQKKLQQLFKEKAKKANAKLAPKKPKYICKADRLKLEAEAAQAPVENIES, encoded by the coding sequence ATGAATCGTCAAAAGAAGCTACAGCAGCTGTTCAAGGAAAAGGCCAAAAAGGCCAACGCCAAACTGGCGCCGAAAAAGCCCAAATATATCTGCAAGGCCGATCGCCTGAAGCTGGAAGCCGAAGCTGCGCAGGCGCCGGTCGAGAACATCGAAAGCTGA
- a CDS encoding anti-virulence regulator CigR family protein: MRKARRLIAALSCLALIVGSTTALADPGNGKGQGGQGNGKGKPQNVQDHGKQGGGGQGNGNKGQQSSGNRGGGPSVDRGNILGIIDGYRGYWNPEPPLPPGIQKNLARGKPLPPGIAKKLDGRMLGHLPHYDGYEWQQVGTDLILVALATGLVYEILNGAFD, from the coding sequence ATGAGAAAAGCTCGCAGATTGATTGCCGCGTTATCCTGCCTCGCGCTGATAGTGGGCAGCACGACGGCGCTGGCCGACCCCGGCAATGGCAAGGGCCAGGGTGGACAGGGCAACGGCAAAGGCAAACCGCAGAACGTGCAGGATCACGGCAAACAGGGCGGGGGCGGCCAAGGCAATGGCAACAAGGGCCAGCAATCCTCGGGCAATCGCGGCGGCGGTCCGAGCGTTGACCGGGGCAATATTCTCGGCATCATCGATGGTTATCGCGGATACTGGAATCCGGAACCGCCGCTACCACCCGGCATTCAAAAGAATCTGGCGCGGGGCAAACCGTTGCCCCCGGGCATCGCCAAGAAGCTGGACGGGCGGATGCTCGGCCACTTGCCTCACTATGATGGCTACGAATGGCAACAGGTGGGCACCGACCTGATTCTCGTTGCGCTGGCCACCGGGCTGGTTTACGAAATTCTCAATGGTGCGTTCGATTAA
- a CDS encoding quinone oxidoreductase family protein, which produces MVNAIRFTETGAPDVLQLQTVSEQAPGPGEVWLEQEAVGVNYLDVSQRKGAVPVALPSGLGLEGAGRVSVVGAGVSNVRVGDRVAYATGPLGGYASARLFPAERLVKIPEELSFEDAAAVLFKGITAQYLLKATYPVGPGTTMLLYGVAGGLGEIMVPWAKHLGATVIGVVSKQASVDKARASGCDEVLVFNAETLAADVLRITDGLKVDVVYDPIGRVSFQASLDSLRPRGLMVSFGAQTGAPAAVDMATLNAKGSLFLTRPSLAAHTATTAEYQERAQDVLAAVAASIITPQIRARYPLADAARAHADLESGRSSGAIILKP; this is translated from the coding sequence ATGGTCAACGCAATCCGCTTCACCGAAACGGGCGCTCCGGATGTGTTGCAACTGCAAACGGTCAGCGAGCAAGCCCCCGGTCCCGGCGAAGTCTGGCTGGAGCAAGAGGCGGTGGGCGTCAATTACCTCGACGTCAGCCAACGCAAAGGGGCGGTGCCGGTGGCGCTGCCATCCGGGCTGGGTCTGGAAGGCGCGGGCCGGGTTTCGGTTGTCGGTGCTGGTGTGAGCAATGTCCGCGTGGGGGATCGGGTCGCTTACGCTACGGGTCCTTTGGGCGGTTACGCCTCGGCGCGGTTGTTTCCGGCAGAGCGGCTGGTGAAAATCCCCGAGGAGTTGTCGTTCGAAGACGCGGCGGCGGTGCTGTTCAAGGGCATCACTGCGCAATACCTGCTGAAAGCGACTTACCCGGTCGGGCCGGGCACGACGATGCTGCTATATGGCGTCGCGGGAGGGCTGGGGGAAATCATGGTGCCGTGGGCCAAGCACCTTGGCGCGACGGTGATCGGTGTGGTGTCGAAACAGGCCAGTGTCGACAAGGCTCGCGCGTCGGGCTGTGACGAAGTGCTGGTGTTCAATGCCGAGACCCTCGCCGCCGATGTGTTGCGTATCACCGACGGGCTCAAGGTCGACGTGGTGTATGACCCGATTGGCCGGGTGTCTTTTCAGGCGTCGCTGGACAGCTTGCGCCCACGCGGACTGATGGTCTCGTTCGGCGCACAGACCGGCGCGCCGGCAGCGGTGGATATGGCCACGCTCAACGCCAAGGGCTCGCTGTTCCTGACCCGTCCATCGCTGGCCGCACACACAGCCACAACTGCGGAATATCAGGAACGTGCGCAAGATGTGTTGGCCGCTGTTGCCGCCAGTATCATCACGCCGCAGATCCGTGCGCGTTATCCATTGGCCGATGCGGCGCGAGCGCATGCCGATCTCGAGTCGGGGCGATCATCAGGGGCGATCATTCTAAAACCATGA
- a CDS encoding LysR family transcriptional regulator: MNLDVLSNPHSDEIAAFLAVAAQGSFVAAGRLLQRHPTIVSKRLAAIEKRLGVRLVERSTRHVRITEAGLQLEQRLRAAVELMNEAQQQAVQGASEVRGTLRLALPAAMGRLWLGPLLPEFLKAHPHVSVIADYSEGLVDIIEQGFDAAIRIGELDDNRLIAKKLSDHRRILCASPAYIDAHGMPQTPQDLLQHNCLRFSGLASFPLWRLYRGNELQTITPRGNLTASDSESLLAAARADAGILGAGDWLMSRELAAGRLIQVLPDWQLDSAGGVYLVRPSSRFPAAAVVAFKEWIEAKFDPAPPWAL; the protein is encoded by the coding sequence ATGAATCTGGATGTTCTGAGCAATCCCCACAGCGATGAGATCGCTGCCTTTCTCGCCGTCGCCGCACAAGGCTCGTTTGTCGCGGCGGGCCGTTTGTTGCAACGCCATCCGACCATCGTGTCCAAGCGCCTCGCCGCCATCGAGAAACGTCTGGGCGTGCGGCTGGTCGAGCGCTCGACCCGACATGTGCGCATCACCGAGGCCGGCCTGCAACTCGAACAGCGCCTGCGCGCAGCCGTCGAGCTGATGAACGAGGCGCAGCAACAAGCGGTGCAGGGCGCCAGCGAAGTGCGCGGCACGTTGCGCCTGGCCTTGCCGGCGGCGATGGGGCGCTTGTGGCTGGGGCCGCTGCTGCCGGAATTTCTCAAGGCCCATCCGCACGTTTCGGTAATCGCCGATTACAGCGAAGGCCTCGTCGACATCATCGAGCAGGGCTTTGATGCGGCCATCCGCATCGGCGAACTGGACGACAATCGGCTGATCGCGAAAAAGCTCAGCGACCACCGACGGATTCTCTGTGCATCGCCGGCCTACATCGACGCGCACGGCATGCCGCAAACCCCGCAGGATCTGCTGCAGCACAATTGCCTGCGCTTCAGCGGGCTGGCGTCGTTCCCGTTGTGGCGCCTGTATCGCGGCAACGAACTGCAGACCATCACCCCTCGCGGCAATCTGACCGCCAGCGACAGCGAATCCCTGCTCGCCGCCGCCCGCGCCGACGCCGGCATACTCGGCGCTGGCGACTGGCTGATGAGCCGCGAGTTGGCGGCTGGGCGGTTGATCCAGGTGCTGCCCGACTGGCAGCTGGATTCGGCGGGCGGCGTTTATCTGGTCAGACCGTCATCACGGTTTCCGGCGGCGGCGGTGGTGGCGTTCAAGGAATGGATCGAAGCGAAATTCGATCCGGCGCCACCTTGGGCCCTCTGA
- a CDS encoding hemerythrin domain-containing protein: MNAIDLLKADHEKVKAILSQLSESTDRALKKRVELLGKLEMEITIHTRLEEEILYPAFKEAGSKEEDIMYYEAKEEHRTVDSLVLPDLKETDPGTPEFAGRVKVVKELLEHHIEEEEEEMFPKAQKLLGKAKLEELGAQMEALKASHKKEMAANNIAA, translated from the coding sequence ATGAATGCCATCGACCTTCTCAAAGCCGACCATGAAAAAGTAAAAGCCATCCTCAGCCAACTGAGTGAATCCACCGACCGTGCGCTGAAAAAACGCGTCGAGTTGCTGGGCAAACTGGAAATGGAAATCACCATCCATACCCGCCTGGAAGAAGAGATCCTGTATCCCGCGTTCAAGGAAGCCGGCAGCAAGGAAGAAGACATCATGTACTACGAAGCCAAGGAAGAGCACCGCACTGTGGATTCGCTGGTACTGCCTGATCTGAAAGAGACGGATCCAGGCACCCCGGAATTCGCCGGCCGGGTCAAAGTGGTCAAGGAGCTGCTGGAGCACCACATCGAAGAGGAAGAAGAGGAAATGTTTCCCAAAGCGCAAAAGCTTCTGGGCAAAGCCAAGCTCGAGGAACTGGGCGCGCAAATGGAAGCCCTGAAGGCGAGCCACAAAAAGGAAATGGCGGCCAACAACATCGCCGCTTAA
- a CDS encoding PLD nuclease N-terminal domain-containing protein: protein MQIETVWIVLAVILVLIELWAINRVRKSQGKSSSKGVWIVLIVFVPLFGLIAWALAGPKHIGRVSPSQANR from the coding sequence ATGCAAATCGAAACCGTGTGGATCGTGTTAGCGGTCATTCTCGTGCTGATCGAGCTTTGGGCCATCAACCGGGTGCGCAAAAGCCAGGGGAAATCCAGCAGCAAAGGCGTGTGGATCGTGCTGATCGTGTTCGTGCCGCTGTTCGGCCTGATCGCTTGGGCACTGGCGGGACCCAAGCATATCGGGCGCGTTTCGCCTTCGCAGGCCAACCGCTGA
- a CDS encoding autotransporter outer membrane beta-barrel domain-containing protein — protein sequence MDGFHGHGAPHFMRSALLVAMTNALLLSDAQAACGPLAAGAYSVSQTCLPAAGIDATIATQPGTTITTTAGSSLLSRGNNANSTLSLSGTTINSTPPTAANAVFANVIGSSGNASLTLDGGSNTVNVGGNGLDALAITNAGTGSSTFSVTPGTTLNILNTVVGNEHDGIDINGSGGGAINVNHQGSGQITLLGGNGIWTKATGSGATNVNVGAGVSILVNNDDALSAGPPIGDETLPTAGIGNHAGVHTRAVSGNTTVVSAANVQSVGMNAFGIFTEGGSGNTRLTNSGTITTNGLNGFGIRSFSTVGSIAIVNNGAITTTGGAAHGIYANDNVGATGSISVENNAELNVGSTANTAGSRAIYIIKRGTGDASVTGSGNINVFGSPNTTRAYAIIVSAENNTLIDYSGDLFASGFGAGGIRVDSTGGNVQVNYRGDRIETLHSNGNGIYASTQSPTGTVNVDAGGTIITHSDAGTGDGSGIGAFGIQALTLGGDVGIRFTGPLIDVNGAGAALLAGNAFNGGSGLGTINISNSGELVARGDQQRGIRTLSVSGAQNIINTGTIQTLGASNSQGIVAQASGAADVTVSNSGAISARGTGSSAIDALTEGGNVSVSNSASLQGGWADSSGVALGGATQTLNNTGVIGGLSDSAVRADATTPGSTFALNNTGQITGSVSAVSASSTVANSGTWILRNFFDSSGSGTRDSWNVAVSNLGTAGSSSIDNSGLIQLAAQPASGIVNFSSSGAYLPLGQTANTPKPGGAVQGQILGVSRFSNSGTLDLAAGGNTVGNVLLISGANSAGTDGGGVFVSNGGRVLLNTTLNDGGANSLSDMLVVDSTATASGGTGVVVRNVGGQGDLTQGNGIAVVELLNKTEAASDANAFRLARRVVAGPYEYRLQQGAEDGSARDTWFLRSDALTPPSPPVPPGPPGPGPDPAPDPGPAPVPNYRPEVSLYGAVPALALVYGRTMVDTLHERVGEERLNRGEPLPK from the coding sequence ATGGACGGTTTTCATGGGCATGGCGCCCCGCACTTCATGCGCAGCGCCTTGCTGGTCGCCATGACCAATGCCCTGCTGTTGAGTGACGCACAGGCCGCTTGCGGGCCGCTGGCGGCCGGGGCTTATAGCGTTTCGCAAACGTGCCTTCCCGCCGCCGGCATCGACGCGACCATCGCCACCCAGCCCGGCACAACCATCACCACCACCGCTGGTTCTTCGCTGTTGAGCAGAGGCAACAACGCCAACTCGACATTGAGCCTGAGCGGTACCACGATCAACAGCACACCGCCGACAGCGGCGAATGCCGTGTTCGCCAACGTGATCGGCAGCAGCGGCAATGCCAGCCTGACGCTCGATGGCGGCAGCAACACGGTCAACGTCGGTGGCAACGGGCTGGACGCTTTGGCTATCACCAACGCCGGCACAGGTTCGTCGACGTTCTCGGTCACCCCCGGCACCACGCTGAATATCCTCAACACTGTGGTCGGCAACGAGCACGACGGCATCGACATCAATGGCAGCGGCGGCGGGGCGATCAACGTTAACCATCAGGGCAGCGGTCAGATCACCTTGCTCGGTGGCAACGGCATCTGGACCAAGGCCACTGGCAGCGGCGCGACCAACGTCAATGTCGGCGCCGGGGTGAGCATTCTGGTCAACAACGACGATGCGCTATCCGCTGGCCCGCCGATCGGTGATGAAACCTTGCCGACCGCTGGCATCGGCAACCACGCCGGCGTGCACACCCGCGCAGTCAGTGGCAACACTACCGTGGTCAGCGCCGCCAATGTGCAGAGTGTCGGCATGAACGCTTTCGGGATCTTCACTGAGGGCGGTAGCGGCAACACGCGTTTGACCAACAGCGGAACGATCACCACCAACGGCTTGAACGGTTTTGGCATTCGTTCGTTCTCGACGGTGGGCAGCATCGCCATCGTCAATAACGGCGCGATCACCACCACTGGCGGCGCTGCGCACGGCATCTACGCCAATGACAACGTCGGCGCGACCGGTTCGATCAGTGTCGAAAACAACGCCGAACTCAACGTTGGCAGCACCGCCAATACTGCCGGCTCGCGGGCGATCTACATCATCAAGCGTGGGACCGGCGATGCCAGCGTCACCGGTAGCGGCAATATCAACGTTTTCGGCAGCCCCAACACTACCCGCGCCTACGCAATCATCGTCAGTGCCGAGAACAACACCCTGATCGATTATTCCGGCGATCTGTTCGCCAGCGGCTTCGGCGCAGGCGGCATCCGTGTGGACTCGACCGGCGGCAATGTCCAGGTCAACTATCGCGGCGATCGCATCGAAACCTTGCACAGCAATGGCAACGGCATCTACGCCTCGACGCAGTCGCCCACCGGCACAGTGAATGTCGACGCTGGCGGCACGATCATCACCCATTCGGACGCTGGAACGGGCGATGGCAGTGGCATCGGCGCGTTCGGGATTCAGGCGCTGACCCTCGGCGGCGATGTCGGCATCCGCTTCACCGGCCCGCTGATCGACGTCAACGGCGCGGGAGCGGCGCTGCTGGCCGGTAACGCCTTCAACGGCGGCAGCGGCCTCGGCACGATCAATATCAGCAACAGCGGTGAACTGGTCGCGCGTGGCGATCAGCAGCGTGGCATTCGCACGCTGTCGGTCAGTGGCGCGCAGAACATCATCAACACCGGGACGATCCAGACGCTCGGGGCCAGCAACAGTCAGGGCATTGTCGCCCAGGCCAGCGGCGCGGCGGATGTGACGGTAAGCAACAGCGGCGCGATCAGCGCACGCGGGACCGGCTCCTCGGCCATTGATGCGCTGACCGAGGGCGGCAACGTCAGCGTCAGCAACAGTGCGAGCCTGCAAGGTGGCTGGGCCGACAGCAGTGGGGTCGCCCTGGGCGGCGCCACGCAAACCCTGAACAACACTGGTGTCATCGGTGGGCTCAGCGATTCGGCGGTGCGCGCCGATGCGACCACGCCTGGCAGCACCTTCGCGCTGAACAACACCGGTCAGATCACCGGCTCGGTGAGTGCCGTCAGCGCCAGCAGCACAGTTGCCAACAGCGGCACGTGGATTCTGCGGAATTTTTTCGACAGCAGCGGCAGCGGCACTCGCGACAGCTGGAACGTCGCGGTGAGCAACCTTGGCACGGCGGGCTCCAGCAGTATCGACAACAGCGGCCTGATTCAACTGGCGGCGCAACCGGCGAGCGGCATCGTCAACTTCAGCAGCAGCGGCGCTTATCTGCCGTTGGGGCAAACCGCCAACACGCCGAAACCGGGCGGCGCGGTGCAGGGGCAGATACTCGGCGTCAGCCGTTTCAGCAACAGCGGCACGCTGGATCTGGCGGCGGGCGGTAATACGGTTGGCAATGTCTTGCTGATCAGCGGCGCCAACAGCGCTGGCACCGATGGCGGCGGGGTGTTTGTGTCGAACGGCGGGCGCGTGCTGCTCAACACCACGCTCAATGACGGCGGGGCCAACAGCCTGTCCGACATGCTGGTGGTGGACTCGACGGCAACCGCCAGCGGCGGCACCGGTGTCGTCGTGCGCAATGTCGGCGGGCAGGGCGATCTGACTCAGGGCAATGGCATTGCCGTGGTCGAGTTGCTGAATAAAACCGAAGCCGCGAGCGACGCCAACGCATTCCGCCTCGCCCGCCGTGTGGTCGCCGGGCCATATGAATATCGTCTGCAACAAGGCGCCGAGGATGGCAGCGCTCGGGATACCTGGTTCTTGCGTTCGGATGCGCTGACACCACCGAGCCCACCGGTTCCACCCGGTCCACCCGGCCCGGGCCCTGATCCAGCCCCCGATCCCGGCCCGGCGCCGGTACCCAATTATCGGCCCGAAGTGTCGCTCTACGGCGCCGTGCCCGCGCTGGCGCTGGTTTACGGCCGGACCATGGTCGACACACTTCACGAACGGGTCGGCGAAGAACGCCTGAACCGTGGCGAGCCGTTGCCCAAATAA
- a CDS encoding autotransporter family protein, giving the protein MGWGRVIYRSGKQDGDRKNALGNTPEYNYDLTAFQVGTDLYRKVRPDGSHEQAGLSLSAGTINAGVSHYTRRAAGEDTLRAYGVGAYWTHFGPSGWYLDGVVQVNRFDIEAKPNDLAKLKTRGWGYTASLENGYPYEFDKNWYVEPQLQAIYSYVDLDSSDDAGAKVRFKDVDSLVGRAGVRIARDWETEGVDKSARRTNAWIRPSVWHEFKGQPKTEFSSESGYIPFESDIQGTWGEVNVGVDYQANQRTTFTASAGYRQGFDGDSHGYDAMLGFKINF; this is encoded by the coding sequence ATGGGCTGGGGCCGGGTGATCTATCGCAGCGGCAAACAGGACGGCGATCGCAAGAATGCCTTGGGCAACACCCCGGAGTACAACTACGACCTGACCGCGTTTCAGGTCGGCACCGATCTCTATCGCAAAGTCCGCCCTGACGGCAGTCACGAACAGGCGGGCCTGTCGCTGTCGGCGGGCACCATCAATGCCGGCGTCAGCCATTACACACGCCGCGCCGCCGGCGAAGACACACTGCGCGCGTATGGTGTCGGCGCCTACTGGACGCACTTCGGCCCGTCCGGCTGGTACCTGGACGGCGTGGTGCAGGTCAATCGTTTCGACATCGAAGCCAAGCCCAATGACCTGGCAAAACTGAAAACCCGTGGCTGGGGCTACACCGCCTCGCTGGAAAACGGCTATCCCTATGAGTTTGATAAAAACTGGTACGTCGAGCCGCAGTTGCAGGCGATCTACAGCTACGTTGATCTGGACAGCAGCGACGACGCCGGCGCCAAGGTGCGTTTCAAGGACGTCGATTCGCTGGTTGGCCGCGCCGGCGTGCGCATCGCCAGGGACTGGGAAACCGAAGGCGTCGACAAGAGCGCGCGGCGCACCAACGCGTGGATCCGCCCCAGCGTCTGGCATGAGTTCAAGGGCCAGCCGAAAACTGAATTTTCCTCTGAGTCGGGTTACATCCCGTTCGAGTCGGACATTCAGGGCACGTGGGGCGAGGTCAATGTCGGGGTCGATTATCAAGCCAACCAACGCACGACATTTACCGCGTCGGCCGGTTATCGGCAGGGCTTTGATGGCGACAGCCATGGTTATGACGCAATGCTGGGTTTCAAAATAAATTTCTGA
- a CDS encoding saccharopine dehydrogenase family protein translates to MAFRVMVVGGYGNFGSIVCRHLALMPEIELLLSGRDARKLQRKVAELQAQSGRPCEGWCGDALGAEFQAALRELNIQLVVHTGGPFQGQSYAVAESCIDAGVNYCDLADCRTFVNGIDVLDARAKEAGVALLSGCSSVPTLSSAIIDQQRQRFARIDSIEHGISSSAKMPGLSTVEGVLAYAGKPIRQLKNGQVHEVLGWLDLTLRSMPQLGTRVLANVDVPDMDIFARRYGAQTLRFKAGAGLKLGGVANALLAQALRFGLVRDHRRWAARLHRLGTWFERFGDGKSAMYIDVRGIGVDGQLLSMTAQLTALNDKGPEIPSCAAVALATKMARGYVPQAGARPCVGEISVEEYLAAINDPANLSMSVQFAEGQR, encoded by the coding sequence ATGGCATTCAGGGTGATGGTCGTCGGTGGTTACGGCAATTTTGGCAGCATCGTTTGTCGGCATCTGGCGCTGATGCCAGAGATTGAGCTGCTGTTATCCGGCCGCGATGCGCGCAAGTTGCAGCGCAAGGTCGCTGAGCTGCAGGCGCAATCGGGCCGTCCGTGCGAAGGCTGGTGCGGCGATGCGCTGGGCGCGGAGTTTCAAGCGGCGTTACGCGAGCTGAATATTCAGTTGGTGGTGCACACCGGTGGACCGTTTCAGGGGCAGTCCTACGCCGTTGCTGAAAGCTGCATCGACGCCGGGGTCAATTACTGTGATCTGGCCGACTGCCGCACCTTCGTCAACGGCATTGATGTACTCGACGCCCGCGCCAAGGAGGCTGGTGTGGCGCTGCTCAGCGGTTGCAGTTCGGTGCCGACCCTGTCTTCGGCAATCATCGATCAGCAACGTCAGCGCTTTGCCCGAATCGATTCGATCGAGCACGGCATTTCTTCCTCGGCGAAGATGCCGGGGCTGTCCACGGTCGAGGGCGTGCTCGCCTACGCTGGCAAACCGATCAGGCAATTGAAGAATGGCCAGGTTCACGAAGTATTGGGCTGGCTCGATCTGACCCTGCGCAGCATGCCGCAACTGGGCACGCGGGTGCTGGCCAATGTCGATGTGCCGGACATGGATATTTTCGCTCGCCGCTATGGAGCACAGACGCTGCGCTTCAAGGCCGGCGCCGGCCTGAAACTCGGCGGCGTTGCCAACGCCTTGCTGGCGCAGGCTTTGCGTTTCGGTCTGGTGCGCGATCATCGGCGCTGGGCGGCGCGCCTGCATCGATTGGGCACGTGGTTTGAACGCTTCGGCGATGGCAAGAGCGCGATGTACATTGATGTTCGCGGCATCGGTGTTGACGGCCAGCTGCTGAGCATGACCGCGCAACTCACCGCGCTGAATGACAAAGGCCCGGAAATCCCCAGCTGCGCCGCCGTCGCCCTCGCAACCAAAATGGCTCGGGGTTATGTACCGCAGGCCGGCGCGCGGCCGTGTGTTGGCGAGATCAGCGTCGAGGAATATCTGGCGGCGATCAACGATCCGGCCAATCTGAGCATGTCGGTGCAGTTCGCCGAAGGGCAGCGTTGA